One Alicyclobacillus acidoterrestris DNA window includes the following coding sequences:
- a CDS encoding transposase, translated as MSIIRNKRDYVIKLKWTKRLAQLAQVPNLLWHCITESDREHCDVTSIMYQATSWDKPRRVVIVRRLDIDPQECLCADWLWEYEAIATTLDWSGEDVWHFYNFRGNAEKHVALQPGVRQWTAGRLRRRLFHLPGILVRHARQWTIRLPVYAKHRSLLMLHAAT; from the coding sequence ATATCCATAATCAGGAATAAGCGGGATTACGTCATCAAACTGAAGTGGACCAAGCGACTCGCACAGTTGGCGCAAGTGCCAAATCTCCTCTGGCACTGCATCACAGAGAGTGACCGGGAACATTGTGACGTTACTTCCATCATGTATCAGGCAACATCCTGGGACAAGCCTCGGCGGGTCGTAATTGTACGTCGCTTGGACATTGACCCCCAGGAGTGCCTGTGTGCGGATTGGCTCTGGGAATACGAGGCGATTGCCACAACGCTTGACTGGAGCGGCGAGGATGTATGGCACTTCTATAACTTTCGTGGTAACGCTGAGAAGCACGTCGCGCTTCAACCAGGGGTGCGACAGTGGACCGCCGGACGGCTCAGACGAAGACTATTCCATCTACCTGGGATTCTAGTGCGTCATGCACGCCAGTGGACCATTCGTCTTCCCGTGTATGCCAAGCATCGGTCGTTGCTCATGCTTCATGCCGCCACGTAG
- a CDS encoding ExeA family protein: protein MFESFYGFTHTPFSRDIPTDELYMSSTLEDILGRLKYAAERQWFAVVTGDCGTGKTTTIRRFSEALEQSKFKILYLSDSKLTPRHFYKGMLEQLGCEAKFYRGDAKRQLHREIELMRGIHSLSPVVVVDEAHLLDREMLEEVRFLLNFKMDAQSPMALILVGQSELWERLNLQAYAAIRQRIDLQCKLHHYDRAEIGAYIERHLAYAVAGQQSIFSDKAVDEIYRFSGGAPRLVNKLCTHCLMYGAQNRQRIIDDHMVERVIQGECS, encoded by the coding sequence GTGTTTGAATCGTTCTACGGCTTTACTCACACGCCCTTCTCACGAGATATTCCAACAGATGAACTCTACATGTCATCTACACTGGAGGACATTCTCGGTCGGCTGAAGTATGCTGCGGAGCGTCAGTGGTTCGCAGTGGTGACTGGAGATTGTGGAACCGGAAAAACCACAACCATCCGTCGTTTCTCGGAGGCGCTGGAACAGTCGAAGTTCAAAATTCTGTACCTGTCGGATTCTAAGCTGACCCCACGACATTTTTACAAGGGGATGCTCGAGCAACTCGGTTGCGAGGCTAAGTTTTATCGCGGCGACGCGAAACGTCAATTGCATCGTGAGATTGAGCTGATGCGTGGGATACATAGCCTCAGTCCAGTTGTGGTCGTAGACGAAGCACATTTGCTAGATCGGGAGATGCTCGAGGAAGTAAGATTTCTTTTGAATTTTAAAATGGATGCGCAAAGTCCTATGGCGCTAATTCTCGTCGGACAGAGTGAGCTCTGGGAACGGCTCAACTTACAGGCTTACGCCGCCATTCGGCAACGCATTGATCTACAGTGTAAGTTGCATCACTACGACCGCGCTGAAATCGGGGCATACATTGAACGTCATCTAGCCTACGCGGTAGCTGGACAGCAATCTATTTTCTCGGATAAGGCTGTCGATGAAATCTATCGTTTCTCGGGTGGAGCTCCACGACTGGTCAACAAACTCTGTACGCACTGTCTCATGTATGGGGCTCAAAATCGGCAACGGATCATCGACGACCACATGGTCGAGCGCGTCATTCAAGGTGAATGCTCATGA
- a CDS encoding helix-turn-helix domain-containing protein — MSCSEIDLHKLLEMSANGDEGASEELVIRFNRLIQKESFMNGMPNEDVAQDIRAELIRAVQRRYKAKQNSE; from the coding sequence ATGAGTTGCTCGGAAATAGATTTGCACAAGCTTCTTGAGATGTCGGCAAATGGGGACGAGGGCGCGTCTGAAGAGCTAGTCATACGGTTTAATCGGTTGATTCAAAAGGAATCTTTTATGAATGGGATGCCTAACGAGGATGTTGCACAAGACATTCGTGCTGAGCTGATTCGAGCGGTTCAACGTAGGTACAAGGCGAAGCAGAACTCGGAGTAA
- a CDS encoding sigma factor-like helix-turn-helix DNA-binding protein yields MIDKIPCPNSECEYRERELQWLIGCLPVVERDVMNKLCVCEFTQSQTAHLLGISQQQVSRVRARAIARLKKELSAE; encoded by the coding sequence ATGATTGATAAGATTCCCTGCCCAAATTCGGAGTGTGAATATAGAGAGCGCGAGCTTCAGTGGCTAATCGGGTGTCTACCAGTTGTCGAGCGGGATGTTATGAATAAGTTGTGCGTTTGTGAGTTCACGCAAAGCCAGACAGCGCACTTACTTGGCATTAGTCAACAACAGGTGAGTCGTGTCAGAGCGCGTGCGATTGCGAGACTAAAAAAAGAGTTGAGTGCCGAATGA
- a CDS encoding transposase, which yields MYLLQKSLFSFESWLEIESSERLELFFSALDLQLYAVKLESSSPQGSKPINREAILRALLAAPLEGISTFTRLHERLVNDLRFRYQCGFRLDKRVPSISTLSRVFATITEKGLAKTLFVDLVSQCREAGIIDGTHLAIDSTAISAYERKQPKLRSQETGNANWGAKYDTFGNQLTWFGYKIHLAVDTASELPVSLEVTPAHVYDGEIAIPLMKDIAENLGWKFKFVMMDAGYDQVKNYQAARDYRAQAIIALNKRRETEPPSGMSSNGTPRCSMGFDMVYWGADGDRLKFRCPHVLGKVDCPLGTTACSDSNYGMVLKRNITEDVRRYSNPHRNTRRWTELYNERTAVERCNSRLKVHLTANDAHVSGIEKVTTHVYLNTIVLLASALATQSLVRGEEIA from the coding sequence TTGTATCTTCTCCAAAAGTCTCTGTTTTCCTTTGAATCCTGGTTAGAAATTGAGTCCAGTGAGCGTTTGGAGCTATTCTTCTCGGCATTAGATCTTCAACTGTACGCTGTGAAGTTGGAAAGTTCGTCACCCCAGGGTTCGAAACCTATCAATCGTGAGGCAATCTTGCGGGCTTTGTTAGCAGCACCATTAGAAGGCATCTCTACCTTTACCCGACTGCATGAGCGGCTCGTGAATGACCTGCGATTCCGTTACCAATGCGGGTTTCGCCTGGATAAACGAGTTCCCTCTATCTCAACACTCAGTCGAGTCTTTGCAACCATTACAGAAAAGGGTCTTGCCAAAACCCTCTTCGTTGACTTGGTCAGTCAATGTCGAGAAGCAGGCATCATTGATGGAACTCATCTCGCGATTGACAGTACAGCGATCTCTGCATATGAAAGGAAACAGCCAAAGTTACGTAGTCAGGAAACTGGCAACGCCAACTGGGGTGCCAAGTACGACACATTTGGCAATCAACTCACCTGGTTCGGCTATAAGATTCACCTTGCGGTGGATACTGCCAGTGAACTCCCGGTATCTCTTGAGGTCACACCGGCACATGTTTATGACGGTGAAATCGCCATCCCGCTTATGAAAGATATTGCCGAGAACCTTGGATGGAAGTTCAAGTTTGTCATGATGGATGCGGGGTATGACCAAGTGAAGAACTACCAGGCGGCTCGGGATTATAGAGCACAGGCAATCATTGCACTCAATAAACGTAGAGAAACAGAACCACCTTCTGGAATGTCCTCAAACGGTACACCACGCTGCTCCATGGGATTTGACATGGTGTATTGGGGAGCCGACGGAGACCGATTGAAATTTCGTTGTCCGCATGTCTTAGGGAAGGTTGATTGCCCGCTTGGTACGACAGCTTGCTCAGACTCGAATTACGGTATGGTGCTCAAACGGAACATCACGGAGGATGTGCGCCGCTATTCCAACCCTCACCGTAACACCCGGCGATGGACTGAGTTGTACAACGAACGAACAGCCGTTGAGCGCTGCAACTCAAGACTGAAGGTACATCTGACTGCAAATGATGCTCACGTTTCTGGTATTGAAAAAGTCACAACACATGTCTATCTGAACACAATTGTTCTTCTCGCCTCTGCTCTTGCAACGCAAAGCTTGGTACGTGGAGAAGAGATCGCGTAA
- the istB gene encoding IS21-like element helper ATPase IstB: MSEALLLAKTEESLLELGLKKAASILPASLEWAAGKQATYVEFLSRLLEAETEERFNRYLHTRLSLAHFPYHKTLADFDFTFQPSIDERQIRELAQLSFVEERNNVILLGPPGVGKTHLAVALGMEALQNRMSVYFVTMQRLVADLRKAHREGRLEKRLKVYIQPKLLICDEVGYLPLDALDAANFFRLVSERYEQGAMIITSNTSFTNWGAMFGDQVLASALLDRLLHHATTVNIRGNSYRMKDKLKAGVTHALREEVRD; this comes from the coding sequence ATGAGCGAAGCATTGTTATTGGCCAAGACGGAAGAATCTTTGTTGGAACTGGGGTTAAAGAAGGCCGCGTCGATTCTCCCAGCCAGCCTGGAGTGGGCTGCGGGAAAACAGGCGACGTATGTCGAGTTTCTGTCTCGTCTGTTAGAGGCAGAGACGGAGGAGCGGTTCAACCGCTACCTCCATACTCGCCTCAGCCTAGCACACTTCCCGTATCACAAGACGTTGGCAGACTTCGATTTTACGTTTCAGCCGTCCATCGACGAACGACAAATCAGGGAATTAGCACAACTGTCGTTCGTGGAGGAACGCAACAACGTCATTCTCCTCGGTCCGCCTGGCGTAGGAAAGACACATTTGGCTGTCGCGCTGGGGATGGAGGCCTTGCAAAACCGAATGAGTGTGTATTTCGTCACCATGCAGCGGTTGGTCGCCGATTTACGAAAAGCGCATCGGGAGGGCCGCTTAGAGAAGCGATTGAAGGTATACATCCAACCGAAACTCCTCATCTGCGACGAGGTTGGTTATCTGCCACTGGACGCGCTGGATGCAGCAAACTTCTTTCGTCTGGTCTCGGAGCGGTATGAACAAGGGGCGATGATTATCACGTCCAATACAAGTTTCACCAACTGGGGGGCCATGTTTGGGGATCAGGTGTTGGCGTCGGCTTTACTTGATCGCTTGCTTCACCACGCGACAACGGTCAACATACGCGGGAATAGTTACCGGATGAAGGATAAACTCAAGGCGGGCGTGACCCATGCCCTGCGAGAAGAGGTGAGAGACTAA
- a CDS encoding DUF5348 domain-containing protein, with translation MARRLQMFYDPELSRWVVEGKNEWYSLHCGEIVQFHIERTTLSGRLELGRTSWYIISGDVAFGLLENRRYLVSVDL, from the coding sequence ATGGCACGGAGATTACAGATGTTCTACGATCCAGAGTTGTCGCGTTGGGTGGTTGAGGGCAAAAATGAGTGGTACAGTTTGCACTGCGGGGAGATTGTGCAATTTCACATTGAACGCACAACGCTTAGTGGACGGCTAGAGCTTGGACGAACATCTTGGTACATCATCAGCGGCGACGTCGCGTTTGGACTCTTAGAAAATCGGCGATATTTGGTTAGCGTCGACCTTTAG
- a CDS encoding transposase domain-containing protein codes for MQLEQKVEYLTRQLTWYEEQLRLAQHKRFGASSERSDADQLRLFNEVETEAATEVEEEVLPQETEAMAHEKRKRRAAAREEMLKNLPDGKNRVSSCRRPTSVSVLWGNHARNEF; via the coding sequence GTGCAATTGGAGCAAAAAGTAGAATACCTGACCCGGCAACTGACATGGTACGAAGAACAGTTGCGTCTGGCTCAACATAAGCGTTTTGGCGCTTCCAGCGAGCGTTCCGATGCGGATCAACTGCGGTTGTTTAATGAAGTGGAAACGGAAGCGGCTACAGAGGTGGAGGAAGAGGTCTTACCGCAGGAAACCGAAGCCATGGCTCATGAGAAACGCAAGAGACGCGCCGCAGCGCGAGAGGAAATGCTGAAGAACCTACCCGACGGAAAGAATCGAGTATCGTCTTGCCGAAGACCAACGAGCGTGTCCGTGCTGTGGGGAAACCATGCACGAAATGAGTTCTGA
- a CDS encoding IS3 family transposase, with the protein MKKAKKAVIEKDALLKQRIRHLCERFPRYGYRRIKVMLRRQYSMQVNHKRVHRLMREMGLLVKSPQREASRKKRSGKIPVSQSNEHSQCDIVTDIA; encoded by the coding sequence GTGAAGAAGGCGAAAAAAGCGGTTATTGAGAAAGACGCCCTATTGAAACAGCGGATTCGCCATCTATGCGAGAGATTCCCACGATATGGATACCGTAGAATCAAGGTCATGTTGCGTCGTCAATACAGCATGCAGGTAAACCATAAACGAGTACATCGGCTCATGCGGGAAATGGGATTGTTGGTCAAATCCCCACAGCGAGAAGCTTCCCGAAAGAAGCGGTCTGGGAAAATTCCGGTGAGTCAGTCAAACGAACACTCCCAGTGCGATATTGTTACTGACATAGCATAA
- a CDS encoding IS5 family transposase — MTYLQCVLRLTLTFFLPFGGRLSENNRWVQLSYLVPWRRVEQEYSKNFSKDPRGGRAVSVRMALGALIIQEREGFSDRHLVQYITENPYLQYFLGLEAYQEEPPFDPSLLTYFRKRLGHDAINQVNEWIVEAARREEENADDDEHVGKPAYIIRSRCRRRLTNTATRTGQEPRSHRGKLILDATCAPADVAYPTDLSLLNTAREKLEDIIDTLHAPHKGNMKKPRVRRRQARRDYLKTAKNRKPGRREIRKAVGQQLRYVARDLRFIEQLVPHTPLTRLSRRQYRDLLVIGVLYRQQHEMYRLHSHRVDDRIVSIAQPDVRPIVRGKAKANVEFGAKVAISVVDGYAMMKKMNWDNFNEGTTLIESVERYVERFGCYPEAVLADKIYRTRENLRYCKEHGVRLSGPKLGRPPKQVDPEQKKLEQQDMGERNAVEGKFGEGKRSYGLGLIRARLRQTSETVIALQLLVMNLEKRLRLLFWLIYAEFLVMDCDMIRPVS, encoded by the coding sequence ATGACCTACCTTCAATGTGTCCTGCGTTTGACGCTTACCTTCTTTCTGCCCTTCGGTGGCCGACTGAGTGAAAATAATCGCTGGGTTCAGCTTTCGTATCTGGTCCCATGGCGGCGAGTGGAACAGGAATACAGTAAAAACTTCAGCAAAGATCCTCGAGGGGGACGTGCTGTGTCCGTTCGAATGGCGCTTGGCGCGCTTATCATTCAGGAACGTGAGGGCTTTTCAGACCGTCACCTGGTTCAATACATCACAGAAAACCCATATCTGCAATACTTCCTTGGTCTGGAGGCATATCAGGAAGAACCACCCTTTGACCCTTCACTTCTAACCTATTTCCGCAAGCGACTAGGCCACGATGCCATCAATCAAGTGAATGAGTGGATTGTTGAGGCAGCACGCCGTGAGGAAGAGAACGCAGATGACGATGAACACGTGGGCAAACCGGCCTACATCATCCGAAGTAGATGCAGGCGGCGGCTTACAAACACAGCGACAAGAACCGGACAAGAACCGCGAAGCCATCGAGGGAAGCTCATTCTGGATGCGACATGTGCACCGGCTGACGTTGCGTATCCAACAGATCTGTCATTGCTAAACACGGCGCGTGAGAAGTTGGAGGATATCATCGACACACTCCACGCACCACATAAAGGAAATATGAAGAAACCCAGAGTTCGACGGCGACAGGCACGCCGTGACTACCTGAAAACGGCGAAGAACCGCAAACCAGGTCGGCGAGAGATTCGTAAGGCTGTCGGCCAGCAATTGCGCTATGTGGCGCGGGACCTGAGATTTATTGAACAACTTGTACCACACACGCCGCTCACTAGACTCTCGCGGCGACAATATCGTGATCTCTTGGTTATTGGGGTGCTGTATCGACAACAACACGAGATGTATCGCTTACACAGTCATCGAGTGGATGACCGAATCGTGAGCATCGCACAGCCAGATGTACGGCCGATTGTACGTGGCAAAGCAAAGGCGAATGTGGAGTTTGGTGCCAAAGTCGCCATCAGTGTGGTGGACGGATACGCCATGATGAAAAAGATGAACTGGGACAACTTTAACGAGGGCACAACGCTGATAGAGTCGGTGGAACGATATGTGGAGCGATTCGGGTGCTATCCGGAGGCGGTTCTGGCGGACAAAATCTATCGAACCCGCGAAAACCTCAGGTATTGCAAGGAACACGGTGTCCGGTTGAGTGGCCCAAAACTCGGGAGGCCTCCTAAGCAGGTGGATCCAGAGCAAAAGAAACTGGAACAACAGGACATGGGCGAGCGCAATGCGGTTGAAGGCAAATTTGGTGAGGGCAAGCGAAGCTATGGGCTTGGCTTAATTCGAGCACGCCTCCGCCAGACAAGCGAGACCGTGATCGCCCTCCAATTATTAGTGATGAACCTGGAGAAGAGGCTACGGCTTCTTTTTTGGCTCATATACGCAGAGTTCCTGGTGATGGATTGCGACATGATCCGGCCTGTGTCGTAA
- the istA gene encoding IS21 family transposase — protein MTESEKMEVRRMYQEGVSISELSRRTGHDRKTIRKVVQEQEDGKKPLAGTKRKGSKLEPYKPYVEQRMRFGVLNAERILREIREQGYTGGITVLREFMHPLRPAVSAKATVRFETGPGEQAQIDLGAFPYIDAEENRRTLWCFAMVLSYSRMLYLEFIKASDQLHILQALRNALEFFDGVPKTILSDNCAPLVLSNDGHGHVEWQPAYLDFAKYYGFVPKACKPYRSRTKGKIERPIRYIRDSFWPTAFVDLADVNQQAVIWRDTVANIRIHGTTHERPQSRFPDEKLQRLPKHRYLLAYSALRKVLNDCRISWNASLYSVPWQYVGKNVLVRTFETGRLQIEYGGQVIAEHSLVDKHQVSINPEHVKGIPMDTPRHSRGKVAGLQVEPDVEQRDLDVYEQIASGGQLQ, from the coding sequence ATGACGGAGAGTGAGAAAATGGAAGTTAGAAGGATGTATCAGGAAGGCGTGAGTATCTCTGAACTCTCTCGAAGAACTGGACATGACCGTAAGACAATTCGAAAGGTCGTCCAAGAGCAGGAGGATGGAAAGAAGCCTTTAGCTGGAACCAAACGAAAAGGCAGTAAGTTGGAGCCCTATAAGCCGTATGTAGAACAGCGGATGCGTTTTGGTGTCCTGAACGCGGAGCGGATTTTACGAGAGATTCGGGAGCAGGGATACACGGGTGGAATCACGGTTCTTCGTGAGTTTATGCACCCGCTTCGCCCCGCTGTCTCTGCCAAGGCAACGGTTCGGTTCGAAACAGGCCCTGGTGAACAGGCCCAGATCGACCTAGGTGCATTCCCGTATATCGACGCCGAGGAGAATCGGCGCACGTTATGGTGTTTTGCCATGGTTCTATCCTACTCCCGGATGCTCTATTTGGAGTTTATCAAAGCGTCAGACCAACTGCATATCCTACAAGCCCTGCGCAATGCGCTTGAGTTTTTTGACGGGGTACCAAAGACCATTCTCAGTGACAACTGTGCACCACTTGTTCTGTCTAACGACGGACATGGGCACGTAGAATGGCAGCCGGCTTATTTGGATTTCGCCAAATATTATGGGTTTGTTCCCAAGGCCTGCAAACCCTATCGCAGTCGTACGAAAGGAAAAATTGAGCGCCCGATTCGTTATATCCGCGACAGCTTTTGGCCGACCGCGTTTGTGGACTTGGCAGATGTCAATCAGCAGGCAGTCATATGGAGAGATACCGTTGCCAACATCCGCATCCATGGGACAACGCATGAGCGGCCGCAGTCTCGGTTCCCTGACGAAAAACTGCAGAGGCTGCCGAAACATCGGTATCTGTTGGCGTATAGCGCATTGCGTAAGGTCCTCAACGACTGTCGAATCTCATGGAATGCCAGCCTGTATTCTGTGCCGTGGCAGTACGTGGGAAAAAATGTTCTAGTTCGCACGTTTGAAACGGGCCGTCTACAAATTGAATATGGCGGTCAGGTTATCGCCGAGCATAGTCTCGTGGACAAGCATCAAGTCTCCATCAACCCTGAGCACGTAAAAGGTATCCCCATGGATACGCCGAGGCATTCACGGGGCAAAGTCGCTGGTCTTCAAGTCGAACCCGACGTGGAACAACGGGATCTGGACGTATATGAGCAAATCGCGTCAGGAGGGCAATTGCAATGA
- a CDS encoding disulfide bond formation protein B, with protein MKLSMEKEELLITVISLISTTISLYWSLVLGWIPCDFCWYERICMYPIVLIGVVNILQKRNSFMYTVPLSVIGMVLSCYHYLIQITPNLYSGCTSFVSCSIPQFKILGFATPPLFSFIAFAVMFIIKIKSIGTLFKNEKLLVVFQRK; from the coding sequence ATGAAACTCTCCATGGAAAAAGAAGAATTGTTAATTACAGTAATATCATTAATAAGTACGACAATTAGTTTATATTGGAGCCTTGTTTTAGGTTGGATTCCTTGCGACTTTTGTTGGTACGAAAGAATTTGTATGTATCCTATTGTATTAATAGGTGTTGTTAATATTTTGCAAAAGCGAAACTCATTTATGTACACGGTACCACTAAGCGTTATAGGTATGGTTTTATCCTGTTATCATTATTTGATTCAAATTACCCCCAATTTATATAGTGGATGTACGTCATTTGTTTCTTGTTCTATACCACAATTCAAAATATTGGGGTTCGCTACACCGCCGTTATTTTCCTTTATAGCATTTGCTGTTATGTTTATAATAAAAATTAAATCAATAGGAACTCTTTTCAAAAATGAGAAATTGTTAGTCGTATTCCAAAGGAAATGA
- a CDS encoding DUF6431 domain-containing protein yields MSSPPEFFVRSEECIPCPCCQGQLVVCGSRRRRYTQSNGDQLTLIIRRLRCTECHRIHHELPDILVPYKRYDRESIEQIITESSPSVGADESTIRRVRQWFETWSSYATGCLVAIANRHGRVLEPSYPTQSSLHRIGHLVGDAVGWMARAVRPIANLHLWTHTRSAFVSASSLSTIQANPT; encoded by the coding sequence TTGAGCAGTCCACCCGAGTTTTTTGTTCGGAGTGAGGAATGCATCCCGTGTCCTTGCTGTCAGGGCCAACTTGTTGTATGCGGAAGCCGACGTAGACGTTATACGCAGAGTAACGGTGACCAACTCACCCTTATCATTCGGCGCCTTCGTTGCACGGAGTGTCATCGTATCCACCACGAACTCCCAGATATTCTTGTGCCCTACAAGCGCTATGACCGAGAAAGTATAGAGCAGATCATTACCGAATCATCCCCTTCAGTGGGGGCGGACGAATCCACCATCCGCCGTGTCCGTCAATGGTTCGAGACATGGTCTTCGTATGCTACCGGTTGTCTGGTTGCTATTGCAAACCGTCACGGCCGTGTGTTGGAACCGTCCTATCCAACACAATCCTCACTCCATCGAATTGGACATTTGGTCGGCGACGCCGTCGGGTGGATGGCCCGTGCTGTCCGCCCTATTGCAAATCTACATTTGTGGACACATACCCGTTCTGCCTTTGTGTCCGCTTCTTCTCTGTCTACTATTCAGGCTAACCCCACTTGA
- a CDS encoding putative holin-like toxin, protein MDVTYQALGVGLQPGMFLIALLTLIVTIVIAFRSHK, encoded by the coding sequence ATGGATGTGACATATCAGGCACTAGGAGTCGGACTACAACCAGGCATGTTTCTCATTGCGCTGCTTACGCTCATAGTAACTATCGTCATAGCTTTTCGTTCACATAAGTGA
- a CDS encoding integrase core domain-containing protein, whose product MTKIWCGKDGWGYLFAVIDAYDREIVGYSFSRYCRTEELLQAVDNAFNYRFPSGVRGANLTLRKHERTGYNNPDADGYIERFFRSLKEEEVWMQEYDNFAEAKSAIKTYIEFYNKERPHSALGYRTPQEFRK is encoded by the coding sequence ATGACAAAAATTTGGTGTGGTAAGGATGGCTGGGGATATCTATTTGCGGTAATCGATGCGTACGACCGTGAAATTGTGGGGTATTCGTTTTCGCGCTATTGCCGGACAGAGGAATTGCTGCAGGCTGTGGATAACGCATTCAACTACCGATTCCCGAGTGGGGTACGAGGGGCAAACTTAACGCTCAGAAAACATGAACGGACAGGTTATAACAACCCGGATGCAGATGGCTATATCGAACGTTTCTTCCGTTCGTTGAAGGAGGAAGAAGTTTGGATGCAGGAATACGACAACTTCGCGGAAGCCAAGAGCGCCATCAAAACGTATATTGAGTTCTACAACAAAGAGCGCCCGCACTCAGCGTTGGGCTATCGTACACCGCAGGAATTCAGAAAATGA
- a CDS encoding DDE-type integrase/transposase/recombinase: MKDWKKAEDVAVYRVQLLSPLLEDGLDSAQLRRRKAEICAQTGLSERTLRRYLATFREQGFEGLKPRSKSSRRAQVIPDEILEEAILLRREVPSRSVSQIIRILEWEGKVAPGEIRRTTLQEKLARRGYSAGHMRMYAETGVAARRFQRRHRNQLWQSDIKFGPYLPIGTNGSKQQVYLVVMLDDATRFVLHGRFYPTLDQTIVEDCFRQAVQKHGIPEAIYFDNGKQFRTKWMTRTCSKLGTRLLYAKPYAPESKGKIERFNRIVDSFLDEIAAAKPKTLEQLNQQFEVWLSECYQNQPHSALQNQMSPETAYRSDHKAIRFISPESIADAFLHAETRKVDKSGCINFMGKKYEVGLSFIGCKVNVIYDPADITELTIEYAGHQPWTVGELVIGERAGQRPKLPERFENQNVDTSRLLDAAEKKHQDRIERITPAVRYDAVWKEENGRV, translated from the coding sequence ATGAAAGATTGGAAAAAAGCGGAGGATGTGGCCGTGTATCGTGTTCAGTTGCTGTCTCCACTTTTGGAAGATGGACTGGATTCAGCGCAACTTCGCAGACGCAAGGCAGAGATCTGTGCACAGACCGGGTTATCGGAACGAACATTGCGCCGCTATTTAGCTACATTTCGTGAACAAGGTTTTGAGGGACTCAAACCGAGGTCAAAATCTAGCCGTCGAGCTCAGGTGATCCCGGATGAGATTCTGGAAGAGGCCATTTTGTTGCGCAGAGAGGTTCCTTCTCGAAGCGTCTCGCAGATCATTCGTATTCTCGAATGGGAAGGAAAAGTGGCACCTGGGGAAATTCGGAGAACAACTCTTCAAGAGAAACTTGCTCGTCGAGGATATAGTGCCGGACACATGCGAATGTATGCTGAAACCGGTGTGGCAGCGCGTAGGTTTCAGCGCCGTCACCGCAATCAGTTGTGGCAATCGGACATCAAGTTTGGCCCTTATCTCCCCATTGGAACGAATGGTTCAAAGCAACAGGTCTATCTCGTGGTTATGTTGGATGACGCAACTCGTTTTGTTCTCCACGGGAGGTTTTACCCCACGCTGGACCAAACCATTGTGGAAGACTGCTTTCGCCAAGCTGTACAAAAGCACGGTATACCAGAGGCTATCTACTTTGACAACGGCAAACAATTCAGAACCAAATGGATGACTCGAACCTGTTCAAAGCTCGGGACACGGCTGCTTTACGCGAAACCCTATGCGCCGGAGTCGAAGGGAAAAATAGAGCGGTTTAATCGTATCGTCGACTCGTTTCTGGACGAAATCGCTGCGGCGAAACCTAAGACATTGGAACAATTGAATCAACAATTTGAGGTCTGGTTAAGTGAATGTTATCAGAACCAACCTCACTCCGCACTTCAGAATCAGATGAGCCCCGAGACTGCCTATCGTAGCGACCATAAAGCCATTCGTTTCATCTCACCAGAGAGCATCGCGGATGCCTTTTTGCATGCCGAAACTCGAAAAGTGGACAAGTCCGGTTGTATCAACTTCATGGGTAAGAAGTATGAAGTGGGTCTGTCATTCATCGGTTGTAAGGTGAATGTCATATACGACCCTGCAGATATCACGGAACTCACCATCGAATACGCGGGTCACCAGCCTTGGACTGTGGGAGAACTGGTGATTGGTGAACGGGCTGGGCAAAGACCTAAACTGCCAGAGCGGTTCGAGAACCAAAACGTTGACACATCTCGTCTGTTGGATGCAGCCGAGAAGAAGCATCAGGATCGGATTGAGCGTATCACGCCTGCAGTCCGCTATGACGCGGTCTGGAAGGAGGAGAATGGTCGTGTTTGA